Proteins encoded together in one Triticum dicoccoides isolate Atlit2015 ecotype Zavitan chromosome 7B, WEW_v2.0, whole genome shotgun sequence window:
- the LOC119342230 gene encoding pentatricopeptide repeat-containing protein At4g20090-like: MVVDGAVAAEAFNPVLSAMLRAGDVTGAAKLFSFMQLKGCVPSAATYNVLLHGLLVCGRASAAMGVMRRMEREEVTPSVMTYGAIVDGLVRCGRLEDAWKVTEEMGKKGLVPNEFVFSPVITGFCKSGEVDRASTVWDTMVASGVRPNIVLYSAMIDGFARCGKMIKAELLFEEMVEAKCIPNIMTYSSMVRGYFQIGDSAQALSIWEEMLSAGCTPNAVTYSILISGLCNVGKSKDAMMVWKHMLGRGCAPDTIAYTSMIKGLCASGMVDGGLRLFYDMLARGDVDPDVICYNVLLDGLLRAKDLPRAMDLLNQMLDHGCDPDTVTCNTFLREIEVGQGKGREFLEGLVLRLCNRKRNKAAAEVMMVMLAKYIVPEAAILEMVVRGVCRRKRVWRVIDKCWDEIWRF, translated from the coding sequence GAGTGCAATGCTGCGTGCCGGAGATGTTACAGGGGCGGCCAAGCTGTTTTCTTTTATGCAGCTGAAGGGCTGCGTGCCGTCGGCAGCGACATACAATGTGCTGCTGCATGGGTTGTTGGTCTGCGGCAGGGCCAGCGCGGCTATGGGGGTCATGAGGAGAATGGAGAGGGAGGAGGTGACACCAAGTGTGATGACGTATGGGGCAATTGTAGATGGGCTAGTGAGGTGTGGAAGACTGGAGGATGCATGGAAGGTGactgaggaaatggggaagaagggTCTTGTGCCTAATGAGTTTGTGTTCTCGCCCGTGATCACTGGGTTTTGCAAGTCAGGAGAGGTCGATAGGGCGTCAACAGTGTGGGACACAATGGTAGCAAGTGGTGTAAGGCCGAACATTGTTTTGTATTCGGCGATGATTGATGGCTTTGCCCGGTGTGGGAAGATGATTAAGGCCGAACTGTTATTTGAAGAGATGGTTGAGGCAAAATGTATACCAAATATCATGACTTATAGCTCGATGGTTCGGGGATATTTCCAAATTGGAGATTCAGCACAGGCTCTTTCTATCTGGGAGGAAATGTTAAGTGCTGGGTGCACACCAAATGCTGTTACCTATAGCATATTGATCAGTGGATTGTGCAATGTAGGGAAATCAAAGGATGCTATGATGGTCTGGAAGCACATGCTTGGTCGTGGCTGTGCACCCGATACAATTGCTTATACTTCCATGATCAAGGGCTTGTGTGCTTCTGGGATGGTAGATGGCGGTCTACGACTGTTCTATGACATGTTGGCAAGGGGTGATGTTGATCCAGATGTTATCTGTTATAATGTATTGCTTGATGGGTTGCTCAGGGCGAAGGACCTTCCTAGGGCAATGGACTTGCTCAACCAGATGCTTGACCATGGTTGTGATCCAGACACAGTGACCTGCAACACCTTCTTGCGGGAGATTGAGGTTGGACAGGGTAAAGGGAGGGAGTTCTTAGAGGGCCTAGTGTTGAGGTTATGCAATAGAAAAAGGAATAAGGCAGCTGCGGAGGTCATGATGGTGATGCTGGCTAAGTATATTGTGCCAGAGGCTGCCATTTTGGAGATGGTGGTGAGAGGTGTTTGCCGGCGGAAGAGGGTTTGGAGAGTGATTGACAAATGTTGGGATGAGATTTGGAGGTTCTGA